Below is a genomic region from Synergistota bacterium.
TGGGCCTGGGAAATAACCTTCCCTAAGCCCAGTTAGATTTCTAACTTTCAGATGTTAAAATAAACCTCAATCTATCTCCTCCTTAAGACGAATAAAACAGGCAAAGATAAAATAAACACAAGACCAAGGGAGCTTCCGCCTGCCGAACAACCTCCACCGCCTCCACCTGATGGCGGAGATGAATAAAAGCTTATTATAGCTTTTATTGAGAGGTTACCATAACCATCTTTAGAATAATAATTATATAAATCATACCATACAATGCCATCAGGACTAACAAAACTCTCACCACGATTTATAATCACATTGCTACAATACCCACTTATATAGCTTTCGCAACCCAAAGGATAGGCTCTTGATGGGAATTGAGGCCTAAGCTCTACAACAACCACAAAAGGCTCCCCCGCACTAAGATAAGGCGGATTGCTTAGTTTAATAGTATAATATCCTGTATAGTACAACCTCCCGCTTTCTATAGCATCGGGAGAAACAGAACCTATTCTCGGCGGAGTCGAGTAACCTGCATATACCCTTATCGTATAATCTACATAACCGCCATTTAACATAAAAACCGAAAGCACAACCCCCATAAGATAGGAATCATAAAGAGCTTGAAAAGCGTTGGCTCCATAAATTCTCGTGCTCCCAGCATACATTAGTCCATTATTCATCCCACAATAGTCATTATAAAGAACA
It encodes:
- a CDS encoding lectin like domain-containing protein, which translates into the protein VLYNDYCGMNNGLMYAGSTRIYGANAFQALYDSYLMGVVLSVFMLNGGYVDYTIRVYAGYSTPPRIGSVSPDAIESGRLYYTGYYTIKLSNPPYLSAGEPFVVVVELRPQFPSRAYPLGCESYISGYCSNVIINRGESFVSPDGIVWYDLYNYYSKDGYGNLSIKAIISFYSSPPSGGGGGGCSAGGSSLGLVFILSLPVLFVLRRR